One part of the Vicia villosa cultivar HV-30 ecotype Madison, WI linkage group LG6, Vvil1.0, whole genome shotgun sequence genome encodes these proteins:
- the LOC131609855 gene encoding calcium-dependent mitochondrial ATP-magnesium/phosphate carrier protein 2-like: MGLKPKEERCNPVKKPGPVTMDHVLLASQETKEERDKRIRSLFDFFDKEKFGYLEFKHIEAGLSALEIPSEYKYATDLLNACDANKDGRVDYVEFKKYMDDKELELYRIFQAIDVEHNGSILPEELWEALVSAGIKIDDEELAHFVERVDKDHNGVITFEEWRDFLLLYPHEATIENIYHYLERICMVDIGEHAVIPAGVGKHIHASRYLIAGGVAGAASRTATAPLDRLKVVLQVQTTSARIVPAVKDLWKAGGIVGFFRGNGLNVLKVAPESAIRFYTYEMMKTFIVDAKGGEGKADIGGMGRLLAGGIAGGVAQTAIYPMDLVKTRLQTYACTNGKVPSLGTLSKDILVQEGPRAFYRGLIPSILGIIPYAGIDLAAYETLKEMSKKYIIQDGEPGPLVQLGCGTVSGALGATCVYPLQVVRTRMQAQSSYSGMGDVFRKTLKHEGFRGFYKGIFPNLLKVVPSASITYMVYESMKKSLDLE; encoded by the exons ATGGGGTTGAAGCCGAAGGAGGAGCGATGCAACCCGGTGAAGAAACCGGGTCCAGTGACAATGGATCATGTTCTGTTAGCATCACAGGAGACAAAGGAGGAAAGGGATAAGAGAATTCGGAGCCTTTTTGATTTTTTCGATAAGGAGAAATTCGGGTATTTGGAATTTAAACACATTGAAGCTGGTTTATCAGCTCTTGAGATTCCTTCTGAGTATAAATATGCTACGGATTTGTTGAATGCTTGCGATGCAAACAAAGACGGGCGGGTTGATTATGTTGAGTTTAAGAAGTATATGGATGATAAGGAGCTTGAGCTTTATAGGATTTTTCAGGCTATTGATGTTGAACATAATGGTAGCATTTTACCGGAGGAGCTCTGGGAGGCACTTGTTAGTGCAG GGATTAAAATTGATGATGAGGAACTTGCCCATTTTGTCGAGCGTGTTGATAAGGATCATAATGGTGTTATAACATTTGAGGAATGGAGGGATTTTCTGCTGCTTTATCCTCACGAAGCAACTATTGAGAATATTTACCATTATTTGGAGCGGATATGCATGGTCGATATTGGGGAACATGCTGTTATTCCCGCAGGTGTTGGTAAGCACATTCATGCAAGTAGGTATCTGATTGCAGGAGGAGTAGCGGGTGCTGCATCACGGACTGCAACTGCACCTCTCGACCGTCTAAAGGTTGTATTGCAAGTCCAAACAACAAGCGCTCGTATAGTGCCTGCAGTAAAAGATCTTTGGAAAGCAGGTGGTATAGTAGGATTTTTCCGAGGCAATGGCTTAAATGTTCTTAAAGTGGCCCCTGAGAGTGCCATTAGATTTTATACCTATGAGATGATGAAAACCTTCATTGTGGATGCTAAAGGTGGAGAGGGGAAGGCCGATATTGGAGGTATGGGGCGGCTGTTGGCTGGTGGTATAGCTGGAGGTGTAGCTCAAACTGCGATATATCCTATGGATCTTGTTAAGACACGACTACAAACATATGCTTGTACAAATGGAAAAGTTCCTAGTCTTGGAACTCTTTCAAAAGACATATTGGTTCAGGAAGGACCCCGGGCTTTTTATAGGGGATTGATTCCTTCAATTCTTGGGATTATCCCGTATGCTGGGATAGATCTAGCTGCTTATGAAACCTTGAAGGAGATGTCGAAAAAGTATATTATTCAGGATGGAG AACCTGGCCCTCTGGTACAATTAGGATGTGGGACGGTATCTGGAGCTCTCGGAGCAACATGTGTTTACCCATTACAGGTTGTCAGAACAAG AATGCAGGCCCAAAGCTCCTATAGCGGAATGGGTGATGTATTCAGAAAAACATTGAAACATGAAGGATTTCGGGGATTCTACAAAGGAATATTTCCCAACTTGCTCAAAGTTGTCCCTTCCGCAAGTATCACTTACATGGTTTATGAGTCTATGAAAAAAAGTTTGGATTTGGAGTGA